Proteins from a genomic interval of Streptomyces sp. Tu6071:
- a CDS encoding metallophosphoesterase: protein MSRTYGQIVATTDVHSALDQAGRLLPHLHDLKATSLITDCGDFFEGTGFYRLGKGAIEREILITLYDVLAPGNHGWPHYFEPGLREMTICANAVEATTGQPLFDRLRIVDMHGRRVAVSAVIGVSAFHTIPAVQRARHRVTDPVTALRELMLEHHHHVDSWIVLSHSGFEEDLELALACPFLDVVFAGHCHSDTYGPVRVGDTLVVKGRELGAGYAAAEPVGSGWAARIAVFPAPATVPHHLAALEEKIASTWQRLATRLGTVNEPYRDTVLDRHQLLEEIASRLYTGLGADAVVLNDTALRPTRLGDALTLGDLLAIEPFDNQLVHAFLPDRQAQNPDGLLADLAKQAGPLVASPSPLPQGVRSVLTTGYLADTYLGGRTHQAGLRLAEAVRSVIATPLPEAEEGIR, encoded by the coding sequence ATGAGCAGGACGTACGGCCAGATCGTGGCCACCACCGACGTCCACTCCGCCCTCGACCAGGCCGGCAGGCTCCTTCCCCACCTGCACGACCTCAAGGCAACCTCGCTCATCACCGACTGCGGCGACTTCTTCGAGGGCACCGGCTTCTACCGGCTGGGCAAGGGTGCCATCGAGCGCGAGATCCTCATCACGCTGTACGACGTGCTGGCACCGGGCAACCATGGCTGGCCCCACTACTTCGAACCGGGCCTGCGCGAGATGACGATCTGCGCCAACGCCGTCGAAGCCACCACCGGGCAGCCGCTGTTCGACCGCCTCCGTATCGTCGACATGCACGGCCGCCGGGTCGCCGTCTCCGCGGTCATCGGCGTCAGCGCGTTCCACACCATCCCCGCCGTTCAACGGGCGAGGCACCGCGTCACCGACCCCGTGACCGCGCTGCGTGAGCTGATGCTGGAGCACCACCACCACGTCGACTCCTGGATCGTGCTGTCCCACTCCGGTTTCGAAGAGGACCTCGAACTCGCCCTCGCCTGCCCGTTCCTGGACGTCGTCTTCGCCGGGCACTGCCACAGCGACACCTACGGACCGGTGCGCGTCGGCGACACCCTCGTGGTCAAGGGCCGCGAGCTGGGCGCCGGATACGCCGCCGCCGAACCCGTCGGCTCCGGCTGGGCCGCCCGTATCGCCGTCTTCCCCGCCCCGGCGACGGTCCCGCACCACCTCGCCGCCCTGGAGGAGAAGATCGCCTCTACGTGGCAAAGGCTCGCCACCCGCCTCGGCACCGTCAACGAGCCCTACCGCGATACCGTCCTCGATCGCCACCAGCTCCTCGAAGAGATCGCCTCCCGGCTGTACACCGGCCTCGGCGCCGACGCCGTCGTCCTCAACGACACCGCGCTGCGGCCCACCCGCCTCGGCGATGCCCTCACACTCGGAGACCTGCTGGCCATCGAGCCGTTCGACAACCAGCTCGTCCACGCCTTCCTCCCCGACCGGCAGGCGCAGAACCCAGACGGACTGCTCGCGGACCTGGCCAAGCAGGCCGGCCCGCTGGTCGCCTCCCCCTCGCCCCTGCCGCAGGGCGTCCGGTCCGTACTGACCACCGGCTACCTCGCCGACACCTACCTCGGCGGACGCACCCACCAGGCGGGCCTTCGGCTCGCTGAGGCCGTCCGCAGCGTCATCGCCACCCCGCTGCCCGAGGCGGAAGAGGGCATCCGATGA
- a CDS encoding helix-turn-helix domain-containing protein produces MKKPGRACGKCGSTLSQYNPDSQCARCARSVAAPHVPDRAWRDASVQQALAVWDFGELLRLLRRRSGLSQMDVRALTGFTQSHISDLENGRKQLGGRDAIIGLLTGLGIPADLRPILLTPLSTPPRTAVAEALDPALPWTATRMVTSLEVAVGGPVKRRNVLTALSGSALTPYILHSAVAPAEALAAEGREGTRVTASLLDSLQRTTDALRELDATSGSGNLSGTATRHLRVLLGLTKSGTYDERTGRRLAAVTADTAMQAGWYALDGGRHEAAQRLLLGALRAAHASQDSRLRAGALSFLAIQGYSVGDPRDAVTATRTARQLLADQDVPALRAMLLTRQARGHARLREERHALAALQEAEALCARGPGENDPHWLYWVNPGEIHGQRGSVYLELGKPAEAAAAFASARGSLAADAARTKAQFLSRAATAQMRAGDADAGCATGEEVLGMVRDVRSARLDEHLHAMLAEARRFGGARAIRSFVEHGEEVLRERVPA; encoded by the coding sequence ATGAAGAAGCCGGGTCGCGCGTGCGGCAAGTGCGGGAGCACGTTGAGTCAGTACAACCCCGACTCCCAGTGCGCGCGGTGCGCTCGCTCCGTAGCCGCGCCGCATGTACCGGATCGGGCTTGGCGTGATGCCTCAGTGCAACAGGCCCTCGCTGTATGGGACTTCGGGGAGCTATTACGCCTGCTCCGCCGCCGATCGGGCCTCTCGCAGATGGACGTACGGGCCCTGACCGGCTTCACCCAGTCGCACATCTCCGACCTGGAGAACGGCCGCAAACAGCTCGGCGGACGGGACGCCATCATCGGCCTGCTCACGGGCCTCGGCATCCCCGCCGACCTCCGGCCGATCCTCCTCACGCCCCTCTCCACACCCCCGCGAACCGCCGTCGCGGAGGCTCTGGACCCGGCTTTGCCGTGGACGGCCACTCGTATGGTGACGTCACTCGAAGTTGCTGTCGGAGGCCCCGTGAAGCGTCGAAACGTGCTGACCGCCCTGAGCGGTTCCGCCCTCACCCCGTACATCCTCCACTCGGCCGTCGCGCCTGCTGAAGCGCTCGCCGCAGAGGGGCGGGAGGGAACGCGGGTGACCGCCTCCCTGCTCGACTCGCTCCAGCGCACGACGGACGCGCTACGGGAGTTGGACGCGACGAGCGGCAGCGGGAACCTGTCCGGGACCGCCACGCGGCACCTGCGCGTCCTGCTCGGCCTCACGAAGTCAGGTACGTACGACGAGAGAACCGGCCGGCGCCTCGCGGCCGTGACCGCCGACACGGCCATGCAGGCGGGTTGGTACGCGCTCGACGGCGGCCGTCATGAGGCCGCGCAGCGTCTTCTCCTGGGCGCGCTCCGCGCGGCCCATGCCTCGCAGGACTCGCGGTTGCGTGCCGGAGCGCTGTCGTTCCTCGCCATCCAGGGCTACTCCGTGGGCGATCCGCGTGATGCGGTCACCGCCACCAGGACCGCACGGCAGTTGCTCGCGGACCAGGACGTCCCCGCCCTGCGCGCGATGCTGCTGACGCGGCAAGCGCGCGGGCACGCCCGCCTGCGCGAAGAGCGGCACGCCCTCGCGGCACTCCAGGAGGCGGAGGCGCTGTGCGCGCGGGGGCCGGGCGAGAACGACCCGCACTGGCTGTACTGGGTGAACCCGGGTGAGATCCATGGACAACGGGGCAGCGTGTACTTGGAGTTGGGTAAGCCCGCCGAAGCTGCGGCGGCTTTCGCGTCGGCCCGAGGCTCACTCGCTGCGGACGCGGCGCGGACGAAGGCGCAGTTCCTCTCCCGCGCGGCAACGGCCCAGATGCGTGCGGGTGATGCCGACGCCGGGTGTGCGACCGGGGAGGAGGTCCTCGGGATGGTGCGGGACGTGCGGTCGGCGAGGCTGGACGAGCACCTGCACGCGATGCTTGCCGAGGCTCGCCGCTTCGGCGGGGCGAGGGCCATACGGTCCTTCGTCGAGCACGGCGAAGAGGTCCTCCGGGAGCGGGTGCCGGCATGA
- a CDS encoding serine hydrolase domain-containing protein: MPYRTDRIEHLLSEGVRDKVYPGAVWAVGDSGGVRARGATGVLDPDEPDVRMRPDTVFDVASLTKILAVWASTGALWEDGVLDLDAPLGTFWDEVAGHPLGAVTARQLLTHTAGLPLRAQLKNLYGTDPVAVRRGVLHEALNRPPGEAVEYTDRAALILGYLAEHLSGQPLDRLCEERTWRPLGMDSTRFGPLPADMSPRCAPTELDEDTGNHLKGTAHDFSARLLGGVCGIAGVFTILDDVAAFLRYMLAPATARTKAGFGTEWIAQSLTVQTDNLQPERGLFWHPAPGTTREQDVWVHYGFTGTGMWISPAQDRWAVLLTNKLYCTRDRQLLADVRNAFRGLAFSQ; the protein is encoded by the coding sequence ATGCCGTACCGCACCGACCGCATCGAGCACCTGCTGAGCGAAGGCGTCCGCGACAAGGTCTACCCAGGCGCGGTATGGGCCGTCGGCGACTCGGGCGGGGTACGGGCGCGGGGCGCCACCGGTGTCCTGGACCCGGACGAGCCGGATGTGCGGATGCGGCCGGACACCGTCTTCGACGTCGCCAGCCTGACCAAGATCCTGGCCGTCTGGGCCTCCACCGGGGCCCTGTGGGAGGACGGCGTCCTCGATCTCGACGCCCCGCTCGGGACCTTCTGGGACGAGGTCGCGGGCCACCCCCTCGGTGCCGTGACCGCCCGGCAGCTCCTCACGCACACCGCTGGCCTGCCCCTACGGGCGCAGCTGAAGAACCTGTACGGAACCGACCCCGTCGCTGTTCGCAGGGGGGTTCTGCACGAAGCCCTCAACCGGCCGCCCGGCGAAGCCGTCGAGTACACCGACCGGGCCGCCCTCATCCTCGGCTACCTCGCCGAACACCTCTCCGGCCAGCCCCTCGATCGGCTCTGCGAGGAGAGGACCTGGCGCCCACTCGGCATGGACTCCACGCGCTTCGGCCCCCTGCCCGCCGACATGTCACCCCGCTGCGCCCCCACCGAACTCGACGAGGACACTGGCAACCACCTCAAGGGCACCGCCCACGACTTCTCCGCCCGCCTCCTCGGCGGCGTATGCGGCATCGCGGGCGTCTTCACCATCCTCGACGACGTCGCCGCCTTCCTGCGGTACATGCTCGCTCCCGCGACAGCCCGCACCAAGGCGGGCTTCGGGACCGAGTGGATCGCCCAGTCCCTCACCGTGCAGACCGACAACCTCCAACCGGAACGCGGGCTGTTCTGGCATCCGGCACCGGGGACCACCAGGGAGCAGGACGTCTGGGTCCACTACGGCTTCACGGGCACCGGCATGTGGATCTCCCCAGCTCAGGACCGGTGGGCAGTACTGCTGACCAACAAGCTCTACTGCACCCGCGACCGCCAGCTGCTGGCCGACGTGCGCAATGCCTTTCGCGGTCTGGCTTTCAGCCAATGA
- a CDS encoding UDP-N-acetylglucosamine 1-carboxyvinyltransferase: MDLARTSTRAADTVTVRPGRPLAGTVRVDGSKNAALPLLAAAASVGRAVRLSGIPASADVQRMLGLLERSGYRVARPVAEPGTVIVAPDKRPTTAPDLTDATRIRASYYLVAPLLAAHGQAALPWPGGCRIGDRGMELHFAVYEAFGDAVLLDESGYRVLAAERSRDEVTLTLPFRSRGASVAAICRAVVAGNRLELGNPNLSPETTGVLAALRAAGWTAHADSRKITLVPPPGAASETAVWRVPGDKIEAGTLACAIAATGGEGRVEGVHGPDLTVLADLLNWAGVPVTLDADAFTVHRARAVSGGPLRAIASLTPDGLDADFEPALMALALTLPGTHTLADDINPGRHGNLLPQLARLGAVIEELSPTRCRLTGPQRLTGTTVQATDIRTGSALLIAGLTARGTTTVSGLDQLRRGHADLPAKLRALGADLTDVPR, translated from the coding sequence ATGGATCTTGCCCGCACCTCTACGAGAGCCGCCGACACCGTCACCGTCCGCCCCGGCCGCCCACTCGCCGGGACGGTACGAGTGGACGGCTCGAAGAACGCGGCACTGCCGCTGCTGGCCGCCGCCGCGTCCGTAGGCCGTGCCGTCCGTCTGTCCGGCATCCCGGCCAGCGCCGACGTCCAGAGGATGCTCGGTCTGTTGGAGCGGAGCGGCTACCGCGTCGCTCGCCCTGTCGCCGAGCCGGGAACCGTGATCGTGGCGCCCGACAAGCGTCCCACCACCGCGCCAGACCTGACGGACGCCACCCGAATCAGAGCCTCTTACTACCTGGTGGCGCCGCTGTTGGCCGCTCACGGGCAGGCGGCTCTGCCCTGGCCGGGTGGCTGCCGGATCGGTGACCGGGGGATGGAGCTGCACTTCGCCGTCTACGAGGCGTTCGGCGACGCCGTTCTCCTCGACGAGTCCGGGTACCGCGTCCTGGCTGCCGAGCGGAGCCGCGACGAGGTCACCCTGACGCTGCCGTTTCGCTCGCGGGGAGCGAGCGTCGCCGCGATCTGCCGGGCAGTCGTGGCCGGCAACCGCCTGGAACTGGGCAACCCCAACCTGTCCCCGGAGACCACGGGCGTACTCGCGGCCTTACGGGCCGCCGGGTGGACGGCCCACGCGGACAGCCGGAAGATCACTCTGGTCCCACCACCGGGTGCCGCGTCCGAGACCGCCGTCTGGAGGGTCCCCGGCGACAAGATCGAGGCGGGCACCCTGGCCTGCGCGATCGCCGCCACCGGCGGGGAGGGCCGCGTGGAGGGCGTCCACGGGCCGGACCTCACGGTGTTGGCCGACCTGCTGAACTGGGCTGGCGTTCCCGTCACCCTCGACGCCGACGCCTTCACCGTCCACCGGGCCCGCGCCGTGAGTGGAGGGCCGCTGCGGGCGATCGCCTCGCTGACCCCGGACGGCCTGGACGCCGACTTCGAGCCCGCGCTGATGGCCCTGGCGCTCACCTTGCCCGGCACCCACACGCTCGCCGACGACATCAACCCCGGCCGCCACGGCAACCTCCTCCCCCAGCTCGCCCGGCTCGGCGCGGTGATCGAGGAGCTGTCGCCCACCCGTTGCCGCCTGACCGGGCCCCAGCGCCTCACGGGCACGACGGTGCAGGCCACCGACATCCGCACCGGCTCCGCCCTTCTGATCGCCGGCCTCACCGCCCGGGGCACCACCACCGTCAGCGGCCTCGACCAGCTGCGCCGAGGACACGCCGACCTGCCCGCCAAACTCCGCGCCCTCGGCGCCGACCTCACCGACGTACCGCGATGA
- the dcd gene encoding dCTP deaminase, whose translation MILTGPEITAAAQDGRLTISPFEPEQVNPNSYNVRLGPRLLTYTTPVIDAHRANPTTTVEIDEAGYVLQPGELYLGHTLEQVGSDTFVPLLFGRSSVGRLGLFVEITAPIGDIGFHGQWTLMLSPVRPLRVYAGMKIGQIMFFVSSGDIDLYAGKYQAAEGPQPSRYWRDAEPVEAVAP comes from the coding sequence ATGATCCTCACCGGCCCCGAGATCACCGCCGCCGCCCAGGACGGCCGTCTGACGATCAGCCCGTTCGAGCCGGAGCAGGTCAACCCCAACAGCTACAACGTCCGGCTCGGTCCCAGGCTCCTGACGTACACGACCCCGGTCATCGACGCCCACCGGGCGAATCCGACCACCACGGTCGAGATCGACGAGGCCGGATACGTCCTCCAGCCCGGCGAGCTCTACCTGGGCCACACCCTGGAGCAGGTCGGCTCCGACACCTTCGTCCCGCTGCTGTTCGGCCGCTCCTCGGTCGGCCGACTCGGCCTGTTCGTCGAAATCACCGCCCCCATCGGCGACATCGGCTTCCACGGCCAGTGGACCCTGATGCTCTCGCCGGTCCGCCCACTGCGTGTCTACGCGGGGATGAAGATCGGGCAGATCATGTTCTTCGTCTCCAGCGGCGACATAGACCTGTACGCGGGCAAGTACCAGGCCGCCGAGGGCCCTCAGCCCTCCCGCTACTGGCGCGACGCCGAACCCGTCGAGGCGGTCGCCCCGTGA
- a CDS encoding HAD family hydrolase yields MILVLWDIDRTLLYAGDTDRLVYREVFRTVVGRPATKLPAKGTGVTMPVAVRELLAANDVPEADRLAPLIVARLPAELLRHRSELLRDGHLMPGAVEALAAVRADADLVPSIVTGNLRESAEIKLAAFGLTEYVDVSLGGYASDDPHRPALVRIAQARVERAHGWPFTRANTVIIGDSLQDVRTGREGGARVIGVASGTTAAEALADAGADEVLSDLTDPVRLLELIHARG; encoded by the coding sequence ATGATCCTCGTCCTGTGGGACATCGACCGGACCCTCCTCTACGCGGGGGACACCGACCGCCTCGTCTACCGCGAGGTCTTCCGCACCGTCGTCGGCCGCCCGGCGACGAAGCTGCCCGCGAAGGGAACGGGGGTCACGATGCCCGTGGCGGTACGGGAACTCCTCGCGGCCAACGACGTCCCGGAGGCGGACCGTCTGGCCCCCCTCATTGTCGCGCGCCTCCCCGCCGAACTGCTGCGCCACCGGAGCGAGTTGCTTCGGGACGGCCACCTCATGCCAGGCGCGGTCGAAGCCCTCGCAGCGGTACGCGCGGACGCGGACCTCGTCCCGTCGATCGTGACGGGCAACCTGCGGGAGAGCGCCGAGATCAAGCTCGCCGCCTTCGGTCTCACGGAGTACGTGGACGTCTCGCTGGGCGGCTACGCCTCCGACGACCCCCACCGCCCCGCTTTGGTCCGCATCGCCCAGGCCCGCGTGGAACGCGCCCACGGCTGGCCCTTCACCCGCGCGAACACGGTCATCATCGGCGACTCCCTGCAAGACGTCCGCACGGGCCGGGAGGGAGGCGCCCGGGTGATCGGTGTCGCCTCGGGCACGACAGCGGCCGAGGCGCTCGCCGACGCGGGGGCGGATGAAGTGTTGAGCGACCTCACTGACCCGGTGCGGCTGCTGGAGCTGATCCACGCGAGGGGATAG
- a CDS encoding relaxase/mobilization nuclease domain-containing protein, translating into MIPKIILGKGPRATHRTIGYLFGPGRANEHVDPHVVASWNGFAPDPGRTPHRDPRNVADQLAAQLDQPVRMLGDAAPVHTVWHCPVRAAPEDPVLTDEQWGEIARRIVAAAGIAPQGDEEACRWVAVRHAEDHIHIAATLVRQDGRRPARDHDKRAVQREARKIEADYDLRRLNPGDGTAAKHHTSKEHFKAKRQGAATTTRQVLRLRVRRAVAAASDEAEFFSLLEATEVIVRLKHGPSGDALGCNFALRGDTNGAGDPVFYSGSTLAPDLSLPKIRQSLETPTAGAPVATRAGDPWHQAIAAVERVPHHLAHGDEHLAQGQLAALGTSLDLLAAIAPADTRADLAHAATAFERATRSRIAADLHSARVLRRSVLTIWRQRPPDRDGAAFAMLLDATLTAVAFALHWHRTHQHAQQEAATKQALPHMQSASTRAADTALNHLARRTPPPQTRRRLAQHVAHAVPEHADRILHDPAWDALATALAEAEATGHSATALLDQALGQRSLANTRNPARVLTWRVHRLGARTAPSPRAQAAMARSTVRGPVRGAGPNLTATNPLPGPTTPVRRR; encoded by the coding sequence GTGATCCCGAAGATCATCCTCGGCAAAGGGCCGAGGGCCACACACCGCACCATCGGCTACCTCTTCGGCCCCGGCCGGGCCAACGAGCACGTCGACCCGCACGTGGTGGCGTCCTGGAACGGCTTCGCCCCCGATCCGGGCCGGACACCCCATCGCGACCCCCGGAACGTGGCAGACCAGCTCGCCGCCCAACTCGACCAGCCCGTACGGATGCTCGGTGACGCGGCTCCCGTGCACACCGTCTGGCACTGCCCCGTTCGTGCCGCGCCCGAGGACCCGGTCCTCACCGACGAGCAGTGGGGCGAGATCGCCCGGCGCATCGTGGCCGCCGCCGGCATCGCGCCACAAGGCGACGAGGAGGCTTGCCGCTGGGTGGCCGTCCGCCACGCCGAGGATCACATCCACATCGCCGCCACCCTCGTCCGCCAGGACGGCCGCCGCCCCGCACGCGACCACGACAAGCGCGCCGTCCAGAGGGAAGCCAGGAAGATCGAAGCCGACTACGACCTCCGGCGCCTGAACCCGGGCGACGGCACCGCCGCCAAGCACCACACGAGCAAGGAGCACTTCAAGGCCAAGCGCCAAGGCGCCGCGACCACCACCCGCCAAGTCCTGCGCCTGCGTGTGCGCAGGGCCGTGGCCGCCGCGTCGGACGAGGCCGAGTTCTTCTCGCTCCTTGAGGCGACCGAAGTGATCGTCCGCCTCAAGCACGGCCCGTCGGGCGATGCCCTGGGCTGCAACTTCGCCCTGCGCGGCGACACCAACGGGGCGGGCGATCCGGTCTTCTACTCGGGGTCCACCCTCGCCCCCGACCTGTCCCTGCCCAAGATCCGCCAGAGCCTGGAAACCCCGACTGCCGGTGCGCCCGTCGCCACCCGGGCCGGCGATCCCTGGCACCAGGCCATCGCCGCCGTCGAACGCGTCCCGCACCACCTCGCGCACGGCGACGAACACCTCGCCCAAGGGCAACTGGCCGCACTAGGCACATCGCTGGACCTGCTGGCCGCCATCGCCCCGGCCGACACGAGGGCAGACCTCGCGCACGCGGCCACAGCCTTCGAACGCGCCACCCGCTCCCGTATCGCCGCTGATCTCCACAGCGCGCGCGTGCTCCGCCGCAGTGTCCTGACGATCTGGCGACAGCGGCCCCCGGACCGTGACGGAGCAGCGTTCGCGATGCTCCTGGACGCCACGCTCACCGCCGTGGCCTTCGCCCTGCACTGGCACCGCACACACCAACACGCCCAGCAGGAGGCCGCGACCAAGCAAGCCCTCCCGCACATGCAGTCCGCGTCCACACGCGCCGCCGACACCGCGCTGAACCACCTCGCTCGGCGCACACCTCCGCCCCAGACGAGGCGGCGACTCGCCCAGCACGTGGCACACGCAGTGCCCGAGCACGCCGACCGCATCCTCCACGATCCCGCCTGGGACGCACTCGCCACCGCCCTCGCCGAAGCAGAGGCCACGGGCCACTCCGCGACCGCCCTGCTCGACCAAGCACTCGGCCAGCGCTCCCTGGCGAACACCCGCAACCCCGCGCGCGTACTGACCTGGCGCGTCCACCGACTCGGCGCACGCACGGCACCCAGCCCCCGCGCGCAGGCGGCTATGGCGCGCAGCACGGTGCGGGGTCCGGTACGTGGCGCCGGGCCGAATCTGACGGCGACGAATCCCCTGCCGGGACCGACAACCCCGGTACGCCGCCGGTGA
- a CDS encoding dCTP deaminase, with amino-acid sequence MILTGPAITAAVRTGEITIDPYDPAHVSPNAYDWRLGDTLRVCAGELDAAAPTAYTEQTIPSSGLVLQPGLLYLGVTHERTGSETYAQLLNGDHTIGSLGIWVHVSAPLGHQGHAIRWTLEIRAARPVRVYPGMTFGKLVFLTTQGTAASYQRQSAKYASTEGIDISRLYEEIGGGRR; translated from the coding sequence GTGATCCTCACCGGTCCCGCGATCACCGCCGCCGTCCGAACCGGCGAGATCACCATCGACCCGTACGACCCCGCCCACGTTTCCCCCAACGCCTACGACTGGCGCCTCGGCGACACCCTCCGCGTCTGCGCCGGGGAGCTCGACGCCGCCGCCCCCACCGCCTACACCGAGCAGACGATCCCCAGCTCCGGCCTGGTCCTCCAGCCGGGACTGCTCTACCTCGGCGTCACCCACGAGCGCACCGGCTCGGAGACGTACGCGCAGCTGCTCAACGGCGACCACACCATCGGTTCCCTCGGCATCTGGGTCCACGTCTCCGCGCCGCTCGGCCACCAAGGCCACGCCATCCGCTGGACCCTGGAGATCCGCGCCGCCCGGCCCGTCCGCGTCTACCCGGGCATGACATTCGGCAAGCTGGTCTTCCTCACCACGCAGGGGACAGCGGCCAGCTATCAGCGGCAGTCGGCGAAGTACGCGAGCACCGAGGGCATCGACATCTCCCGTCTGTACGAGGAGATCGGCGGAGGCCGCCGATGA
- a CDS encoding glycosyltransferase family 4 protein — MSDLGSPAPKQMTATFLDLPAGSPGGSVELFLDLYTGDEPLIPAQAFMLAPSGPRLRTPTGLNLLRVPGKCLEGPAFHRYVGNLQQALLSAVDPAHIEVLHLHHLAFGATPALIRALPGHPRIALVHGTDLLFAETHRDQLQVLRATARAVDAIVVPTNAMADHLLKLAPQTDRRKITHIPWGIPDRLLAHPPLRTPRLAKGHVRLLYAGRLTAEKGVEALIRSVAPLRGVELSIAAPRAQFRVLAPRLQRAGVSARYLGWLRRPQLWKAFSEHDALVMPSTTLEAMGLVALEAQACGLPILYQPVPGLSEALARSGLATDFTRPSAFARDMDRLRTEPDFLPAMRQAGYANAARYPLSKTARELVGLGRQLT; from the coding sequence ATGAGCGACCTGGGGAGCCCCGCTCCGAAGCAGATGACGGCCACATTCCTGGACCTGCCCGCAGGCAGCCCCGGCGGCAGCGTAGAACTGTTCCTCGACCTCTACACCGGCGACGAACCCCTCATCCCCGCGCAGGCTTTCATGCTCGCTCCGAGCGGCCCCCGCCTGCGGACGCCGACCGGGCTCAACCTGCTCAGGGTGCCGGGCAAGTGCCTGGAGGGCCCGGCCTTCCACCGGTACGTCGGCAACTTGCAACAAGCCCTGCTCTCTGCGGTCGATCCCGCCCACATCGAGGTGCTGCACCTGCACCACCTCGCCTTCGGCGCCACCCCCGCCCTGATCCGGGCCCTGCCCGGGCACCCCCGTATCGCCTTGGTCCACGGCACCGACCTGCTCTTCGCCGAGACCCACCGCGACCAGCTCCAGGTCCTGCGGGCGACCGCTCGCGCCGTCGACGCCATCGTCGTCCCCACCAACGCGATGGCCGACCATCTCCTCAAGCTCGCCCCGCAGACCGACCGCCGCAAGATCACCCACATCCCGTGGGGCATCCCGGACCGGCTCCTCGCCCATCCGCCCCTCCGCACTCCTCGCCTGGCGAAAGGTCACGTCCGCCTGCTGTACGCGGGCCGACTGACCGCCGAGAAGGGCGTCGAGGCCCTGATCCGGAGCGTGGCCCCGCTCCGAGGCGTCGAGCTGTCGATCGCCGCACCGCGCGCCCAGTTCCGCGTGCTGGCTCCCCGACTGCAACGGGCCGGGGTGAGCGCCCGCTACCTTGGCTGGCTGCGCCGTCCACAGCTGTGGAAAGCCTTCTCCGAACACGACGCCCTCGTCATGCCGTCCACCACCCTGGAGGCGATGGGCTTGGTCGCCCTCGAAGCCCAAGCCTGCGGCCTCCCCATCCTCTACCAGCCGGTGCCCGGCCTCAGCGAAGCCTTGGCCCGCTCCGGTCTGGCCACCGACTTCACCCGCCCCTCCGCGTTCGCCCGGGACATGGACCGCCTGCGAACCGAACCCGACTTCCTGCCCGCGATGCGGCAGGCCGGATACGCCAACGCCGCGCGCTACCCCCTGTCGAAGACCGCCCGAGAACTTGTCGGCCTCGGCCGACAGCTCACCTGA
- a CDS encoding ATP-binding protein, giving the protein MGIVAERFSPFVRVPSSRAAALPTATGAQAEHGPSRGTAEPPDAARRPAGFRREPPPPAAAAGPASDFVSGPALGHGIEVAFASDKARVAEMRRITRDQLRCWRTSEALAGDIVLAVSELVTNAVCYGSGYVSLRVWPTTGELVVEVRDGAPQARAEIRCPGDDEVSGRGIFLVATLADRWGVSDGGATTWCLFSRSSG; this is encoded by the coding sequence GTGGGCATCGTGGCAGAGCGCTTCTCCCCCTTCGTCCGTGTACCGAGCAGTCGTGCGGCTGCCCTCCCCACGGCGACAGGGGCCCAGGCTGAGCACGGTCCGTCGCGTGGAACGGCCGAACCCCCCGACGCTGCCAGGCGGCCGGCCGGGTTCAGGCGCGAGCCTCCGCCCCCGGCCGCCGCTGCCGGTCCGGCATCGGACTTCGTCTCCGGGCCCGCCCTGGGCCACGGCATCGAGGTCGCCTTCGCGTCCGACAAGGCCCGCGTCGCGGAGATGCGCCGGATCACCCGTGACCAGCTCCGTTGCTGGCGGACCTCGGAGGCGCTGGCGGGGGACATCGTGCTCGCCGTGTCGGAACTCGTCACCAACGCGGTCTGCTACGGCTCCGGGTACGTGAGCCTGCGAGTGTGGCCGACCACGGGCGAGTTGGTGGTCGAGGTGCGCGACGGGGCCCCGCAGGCGCGGGCGGAGATCAGGTGCCCCGGCGACGACGAGGTGTCGGGGCGCGGCATCTTCCTGGTCGCCACGCTCGCCGACCGCTGGGGAGTGAGTGACGGCGGTGCCACCACGTGGTGCCTCTTCTCCCGCAGCAGCGGCTGA